In Nicotiana tabacum cultivar K326 chromosome 11, ASM71507v2, whole genome shotgun sequence, a single window of DNA contains:
- the LOC107769571 gene encoding beta-1,4-xylosyltransferase IRX14, protein MKQLAALQQGRRSNSFRGPLDSPSDGSVKSPATIFWLVLHGVCCLISLVLGFRFSRLVFFLLFTNNSSSSAPSSVLFHDPAKMTSFSWNGTAGTAAEVAVVRGSSSSRVVVGRHGILIRAWPHPNATEVMQAHKIMEIVQREQKLQYGVKSPRDVIVVTPTYVRTFQTLHLTGVMHSLMNVPYNVVWIVVEAGGATNETASLIAKSGLKKTIHIGLREKMPLSWEDRHKLEAKMRLRALRYVREEKLDGIVIFADDSNMHSLEIFDEIQKVKWIGALSVGILAHSGGSEEELSTVQKEEERNLQLPVQGPACNSSDHLVGWHTFDSSPYLEKSARFIGDRAVVLPRKLEWAGFVLNSRLVWKDAEDKPEWVKDLDAVMGEREDVENPLSLLKDPSMVEPLGSCGRKIMLWWLRVEARADSKFPARWIIDPPLDVTVPAKRTPWPDAPPELPSGEKLVTMQEHTEKRPPKTRSRKRSSRGKRKHVAKNVDDRHLARQAAEN, encoded by the exons atgAAACAGTTAGCGGCGTTACAACAAGGTCGCCGGAGCAACAGCTTTAGAGGGCCGTTAGATTCGCCCTCAGATGGGTCTGTTAAGTCTCCGGCGACTATTTTCTGGCTTGTGCTTCATGGGGTTTGCTGTTTAATCAGTTTAGTTCTGGGTTTCAGATTTTCACGCTTAGTGTTCTTCCTTTTGTTCACTAATAACAGCTCATCGTCAGCTCCAAGCAGTGTTTTATTTCATGATCCGGCTAAGATGACGTCATTTTCCTGGAATGGCACGGCGGGGACAGCGGCGGAGGTTGCGGTGGTGAGggggagtagtagtagtagagtGGTGGTGGGGCGGCACGGGATATTAATACGGGCGTGGCCCCACCCGAATGCTACTGAGGTGATGCAGGCACATAAGATAATGGAGATAGTTCAAAGGGAGCAGAAGTTGCAGTATGGTGTTAAGAGTCCAAGGGATGTGATTGTTGTGACCCCAACATATGTGAGGACTTTTCAGACTTTGCATCTTACTGGTGTGATGCATTCTTTAATGAATGTGccttataatgttgtgtggaTTGTGGTGGAAGCTGGAGGAGCAACTAATGAGACCGCCTCGTTGATAGCTAAATCGGGTTTGAAGAAGACTATTCACATTGGATTACGCGAGAAGATGCCACTTTCGTGGGAAGATCGCCATAAATTGGAGGCGAAAATGAGACTTCGCGCTTTGAG ATATGTGAGAGAAGAGAAGTTGGACGGGATAGTGATATTTGCTGATGACAGTAATATGCATAGCTTAGAGATTTTTGATGAGATCCAAAAAGTGAAATGGATTGGCGCGCTGTCAGTGGGCATTCTTGCTCATTCGGGTGGTTCTGAGGAGGAGTTGTCGACAGTTCAGAAAGAGGAAGAGAGGAATTTGCAATTGCCTGTTCAAGGCCCCGCTTGTAATTCATCAGACCATCTTGTTGGTTGGCACACTTTTGATTCGTCCCCCTACTTGGAGAAGAGTGCCAGATTCATTGGTGATAGGGCAGTTGTGCTGCCAAGGAAGCTTGAATGGGCTGGCTTTGTGTTGAATTCCAGATTGGTCTGGAAAGATGCGGAAGATAAGCCTGAATGGGTTAAGGATTTGGATGCTGTAATGGGGGAAAGAGAGGATGTTGAGAACCCTTTATCTTTACTGAAGGATCCTTCAATGGTGGAGCCTCTCGGAAGTTGTGGGCGCAAAATTATGCTGTGGTGGCTCCGCGTTGAAGCACGGGCAGACAGCAAATTCCCTGCCAG ATGGATCATCGACCCTCCACTAGATGTGACTGTCCCAGCAAAACGAACGCCATGGCCAGATGCTCCTCCAGAGCTCCCCTCCGGTGAAAAGTTGGTCACCATGCAAGAGCACACCGAGAAGCGCCCACCAAAAACACGATCAAGAAAACGTAGTTCTCGGGGCAAGAGAAAGCATGTAGCAAAGAACGTGGACGACCGTCATTTGGCCAGGCAAGCAGCGGAGAACTAG